From the Mangifera indica cultivar Alphonso chromosome 10, CATAS_Mindica_2.1, whole genome shotgun sequence genome, one window contains:
- the LOC123228343 gene encoding obg-like ATPase 1 translates to MPPKASKSKEAPAERPILGRFSSHLKIGIVGLPNVGKSTLFNTLTKLSIPAENFPFCTIEPNEARVNIPDERFEWLCNLFKPKSEVPAFLEIHDIAGLVRGAHEGQGLGNSFLSHIRAVDGIFHVLRAFEDPDIIHVDDSIDPVRDLEVISSELRLKDIEFMERRVEDIEKSMKRSNDKQLKIEHELCQKVKAWLEDGKDVRLGDWKAADIEILNTFQLLTAKPVVYLVNMNERDYQRKKNKFLPKIHAWVQEHGGEQIIPFSCVLERNLADMPPDEAAKYCEENKVQSALPKIIKTGFSAINLIYFFTAGPDEVKCWQIRRQTKAPQAAGTIHTDFERGFICAEVMKYDDLKELGSEAAVKAAGKYKQEGKTYVVQDGDIIFFKFNVSGGGKK, encoded by the exons atgccTCCAAAAGCTTCAAAATCGAAAGAAGCGCCAGCTGAGCGACCTATTCTCGGTCGATTCTCTTCTCACCTTAAGATTGGCATC GTTGGATTGCCAAATGTTGGCAAATCTACGCTTTTCAACACACTTACAAAGTTGTCAATCCCTGCTGAGAACTTCCCTTTTTGCACCATTGAGCCTAATGAAGCTCGTGTCAATATCCCTGATGAGCGATTTGAGTGGCTTTGCAATTTATTTAAGCCAAAAAGCGAG GTTCCAGCTTTCTTAGAGATCCATGATATAGCTGGACTAGTTAGAGGTGCTCATGAAGGACAGGGGTTGGGCAACAGTTTCCTCTCTCATATCCGTGCAGTTGATGGCATTTTCCATGTGCTAC gtGCATTTGAAGATCCAGACATTATCCATGTTGATGACTCTATTGACCCTGTGAGGGACTTAGAGGTCATTAGTTCAGAGTTACGGTTAAAG GATATTGAATTCATGGAAAGGAGGGTAGAAGATATAGAGAAGAGCATGAAAAGGAGCAATGATAAACAGTTAAAAATAGAACATGAATTATGTCAAAAG GTCAAGGCCTGGCTTGAGGATGGAAAGGATGTTCGTCTAGGGGATTGGAAAGCTGCTGATATTGAGATACTGAATACTTTTCAACTACTCACTGCAAAGCCTGTGGTTTACTTG GTGAACATGAATGAGAGAGACtaccaaagaaaaaagaacaagTTCTTACCAAAGATTCATGCTTG GGTCCAGGAGCATGGAGGTGAACAAATTATTCCTTTCAGTTGTGTGTTAGAGAGAAATCTTGCTGATATGCCGCCAGATGAAGCTGCAAAATATTGTGAGGAGAACAAGGTACAGAG TGCCCTTCCAAAAATCATCAAGACTGGTTTTTCAGCGATTAATCTCATATACTTCTTCACAGCAGGACCTGATGAG gTGAAGTGTTGGCAAATTAGACGGCAGACAAAGGCTCCTCAGGCTGCAGGGACCATCCATACTGACTTCGAGAGAGGGTTTATTTGTGCTGAG GTGATGAAATATGACGATCTGAAGGAACTTGGTAGTGAGGCAGCTGTTAAG GCTGCTGGAAAGTACAAGCAGGAAGGGAAAACCTATGTGGTCCAAGATGGAGACATAATCTTTTTCAAGTTCAATGTTTCCGGGGGTGGGAAGAAGTGA